The Sphingomonas carotinifaciens genomic sequence GCCATCCTCGTCGCATGCCGCGATGAACATCGCCACCGGCTCCAGCACCATCGTCGCAGGCGTCTGTGCGGACGGCTTGGCGGGGCCGGGCACGATGATCTCGGCCTCCTGCGCAGCCGGCGTGCCCGCCTGCATCAACGCCGCCAGCACCAGCGCGATCATGCATCATCCCCCGGCAGCAACAGCGACGCATCGCCATAGGAATAGAAGCGATATCCGGCCGCGATGGCGTGCGCATAGGCGGCCTGCATGCGCTCCAGGCCCATCAGCGCGGATACCAGCATGAACAGCGTCGACCGGGGCAGGTGGAAATTGGTCATCAGCCCATCGATCCCCCTGAACCGATAGCCGGGGGTGATGAAGATCGCGGTGTCACCCTCGAACGGTCGCACGATCCGGTCCTCGCCACTGGCGCTCTCGATCAGGCGCAGCGAGGTGGTGCCGACCGCGATGATCCGCCCGCCGGCCGCGCGCGTCGCATTCAGCCGGTCCGCGGTCGCCTGGTCGATGCGACCCCATTCGGCATGCATGCGGTGATCCGCGGTATCGTCCGCCTTGACCGGCAGGAAGGTACCCGCACCTACATGCAGGGTCAGCGTGGCATGGCCGATCCCCGCCGCCTCCAGCGCCGCGATCAGGCCGGGCGTGAAGTGCAGTGCCGCGGTCGGTGCCGCCACCGCGCCGGGTTCGTTGGCGAACATCGTCTGATAATCGTCCGCATCGCGCGCCTCGATCCCACGCTTCTGCGCGATATAGGGGGGCAGCGGCATGCGGCCGGCACGCTCCAGCAGCAACTCGACTGGTTCGTCACCGGCAAAATCCAGCACGAAGCTGCCATCCTCGCCCCGCTCGCCCGCAGTGGCGGCAACGCCCGCGCCGAAATCGATCACATCGCCGTCGCGCAACCGCTTGGCATTGCGGATAAAGGCACGCCACCGGCGCGGCCCTTCACGCTTGTGCAGCGTCGCCCCGATCCGCGCTTCGCCCCGTCGGCCCTCCAGTTGCGCCGGGATGACGCGCGTATCGTTGAAGACCAGCAGGTCGCCGGCACGCAGGCATCCGGGCAGGTCGCGCACTTCTGCGTCGCGCGTCGCCTCGCCATCCAGCACCAACATCCGCGCCGCATCGCGCGGGGCGGCGGGGTGCAGCGCGATGCGGTCGTTGGGAAGCGCGAAGTCGAAAAGGTCGACGTTCACTGGCGCTTCGGCGCGGCCTTCCGCGCCGCCGGCGCCGGAGTCCGGACAGCCGGCTTGGGCGCGGCGACCGCGGCCCCCGGCAACGTCACCGGCGCGCCCAGCCCGGCCGCGGGGGCGGCGACGGGCAGCGGCTGGAAGGGCGGGGGATTGTCCGCCGCAATATAGGCATGGACGATCCGCGACGGGTTCGCCGGCGGCTCGCCCCGCTCGATCGGATCGACATATTGCATGCCGTCGATCACCCGGCCGAACACCGTGTATTTCTTGTCGAGCGCGAGGCGCGGCTGGAAGACGATAAAGAACTGGCTGTTGGCGCTGTTCGGATCATCGGCGCGTGCCGCCGACACCGATCCGCGCACGTGCGGCAGATAGTTGAATTCGGACGGGACGTTGGGCAGCTCCGACCCGCCGGTGCCGTCGCCCTTGGGATCGCCGCCCTGTGCCATGAAGCCGTCGATCACGCGGTGGAACAGCAGCCCGTCATAGAAATGCTGTCGGGTCAGCGTCTTGATGCGCTCCACCATCTTGGGCGCGACATCGGGACGCAGCCAGATCGTCACCCGGCCACCGGTCGACAGATCGAGCAGCCACAGATTTTCCTTGTCCGTGACCAGCGGCGGTGCCGCCCGCGGGGCCACCGGTGCCTGCACCTGCGCGGCGGCTGGCACCGCGAACAAGCTGGCCACCACTGCAACTATACCGGCGAAAACGCGCATTTCTTCCCCAAGGGCTATCAGGATCACGGCGCTCTAGAGCAAATCCGCACTTGCGCCAAACTGAACGTCGCGCAGGTGGCGTCGGGTTTCAGCTACCCTTGCGTCCGATCTGCCCGACCCGTGCCACCACCTCGTTGCGCACGGTCGGGGGCACGAAGCGGCCGATCTCGCCGCCGAACAGCGCGATTTCCTTGACCAGCCGGCTGGCGATGGGTTGCAGCGCCACGTCGGCCATCAGGAAGACGGTTTCGACCCGCGGATTGATCTGCTGGTTCATGCCGGCCATCTGATACTCATACTCGAAATCGGCCACCGCACGCAGGCCGCGAACGATTACGCGGGCGCCTTCACGCTCGGCAAAATCCATCAGCAGCGAATCGAACGCGACGACATGGATCTCGCCGCCCACATCCGCCACCTCGCGCCGGACCATCGCCATGCGCTCGTCCAGCGTGAACATCGGCGACTTGGAGGGGTTGGTCGTCACCCCGATCACCAGCCGGTCGACCAGCTTCGCGCCGCGCCGAATGATGTCCATATGGCCCAGCGTGACCGGGTCGAAGGTGCCGGGATAGACGCCGATCCGGGTCAATGGTCGCGCTCCACCACATAGCGGGCAACCGCGCGCAGCAAATCCGCCTCGGGCCCGTAATGGCGCAGATGCTCGACCGCCTGGTCGACCAGCATCCCGCACTGCGCCCGCGCCCGCTCCACGCCCAGCAGGGTCAGGAACGTCGCCTTGCCGGCATCGCCGTCCTTGCGCAGCTTCTTGCCCGCCACCGTTTCGTCGCCCTCGGCGTCCAGCAGATCGTCGGCGATCTGAAAGGCAAGGCCCAGGTCATGCGCGTATCCGCGCAGATGCGTCCGGCCCTCCGGCCCCACCCGGCCCAGGATCGCGCCCGCCTCCACCGCCGCGGTGATCAGGGCGCCCGTCTTCATCTGTTGCAGCCGGGTGACGGTGTTCAGGTCGAAATCGCCGGTCTCGGCCTCCAGGTCCATCGCTTGTCCACCCGCCATCCCCGAGGGGCCGGAGGCACGCGCCAGGTCCAGGATCAGTTCGGCGCGGACATGCGGCTCGGGATGCGTGTCCGGCTCCGCCAGTATTTCAAAGGCCAGCGCATGCAGGCAGTCCCCCGCCAGGATCGCGGTTGCCTCGTCGAACGCCTTGTGCACGGTGGGCTTGCCACGGCGCATGTCGTCATCGTCCATTGCCGGCAGGTCGTCATGGATCAGGGAATAGACGTGGATCGCCTCCAGCGCGGTGGCGACGCGGGCTGCCCGGTCCTTGTCGACGTTGAACAGCGCCGCGGTGGCGAACACCAGCAACGGGCGCAGCCGCTTGCCCCCGCCGATCGCGGCGTGGCGCATCGCCCGGTACAGCGGCGCGCGTGGATCGTCCGGCACCTCCAGCAGCGCATCGAAGCGCGCATCGATCTCGGCTGCGACATCGGCCAGCGCGTCGCCCAGCATCACCGTGGCGGTCGCCATGCTCAGCCTGCCGCGAAGGGACGGGTAGCGGTCGGC encodes the following:
- a CDS encoding peptidylprolyl isomerase, whose amino-acid sequence is MRVFAGIVAVVASLFAVPAAAQVQAPVAPRAAPPLVTDKENLWLLDLSTGGRVTIWLRPDVAPKMVERIKTLTRQHFYDGLLFHRVIDGFMAQGGDPKGDGTGGSELPNVPSEFNYLPHVRGSVSAARADDPNSANSQFFIVFQPRLALDKKYTVFGRVIDGMQYVDPIERGEPPANPSRIVHAYIAADNPPPFQPLPVAAPAAGLGAPVTLPGAAVAAPKPAVRTPAPAARKAAPKRQ
- the queA gene encoding tRNA preQ1(34) S-adenosylmethionine ribosyltransferase-isomerase QueA, coding for MNVDLFDFALPNDRIALHPAAPRDAARMLVLDGEATRDAEVRDLPGCLRAGDLLVFNDTRVIPAQLEGRRGEARIGATLHKREGPRRWRAFIRNAKRLRDGDVIDFGAGVAATAGERGEDGSFVLDFAGDEPVELLLERAGRMPLPPYIAQKRGIEARDADDYQTMFANEPGAVAAPTAALHFTPGLIAALEAAGIGHATLTLHVGAGTFLPVKADDTADHRMHAEWGRIDQATADRLNATRAAGGRIIAVGTTSLRLIESASGEDRIVRPFEGDTAIFITPGYRFRGIDGLMTNFHLPRSTLFMLVSALMGLERMQAAYAHAIAAGYRFYSYGDASLLLPGDDA
- a CDS encoding polyprenyl synthetase family protein, with product MATATVMLGDALADVAAEIDARFDALLEVPDDPRAPLYRAMRHAAIGGGKRLRPLLVFATAALFNVDKDRAARVATALEAIHVYSLIHDDLPAMDDDDMRRGKPTVHKAFDEATAILAGDCLHALAFEILAEPDTHPEPHVRAELILDLARASGPSGMAGGQAMDLEAETGDFDLNTVTRLQQMKTGALITAAVEAGAILGRVGPEGRTHLRGYAHDLGLAFQIADDLLDAEGDETVAGKKLRKDGDAGKATFLTLLGVERARAQCGMLVDQAVEHLRHYGPEADLLRAVARYVVERDH
- the coaD gene encoding pantetheine-phosphate adenylyltransferase, whose amino-acid sequence is MTRIGVYPGTFDPVTLGHMDIIRRGAKLVDRLVIGVTTNPSKSPMFTLDERMAMVRREVADVGGEIHVVAFDSLLMDFAEREGARVIVRGLRAVADFEYEYQMAGMNQQINPRVETVFLMADVALQPIASRLVKEIALFGGEIGRFVPPTVRNEVVARVGQIGRKGS